The Drosophila biarmipes strain raj3 chromosome 2L, RU_DBia_V1.1, whole genome shotgun sequence genome has a window encoding:
- the LOC108028941 gene encoding uncharacterized protein LOC108028941 has product MVKVLGLVVALLALFPVALANPEDFDTEHTWVAGNLSLPFPASAVLGGVSTKGYYVYVGRVKYAGVFPVQVVAETGWITWHNGTYAYQGTKFYDILTSSNSSLVWITSHDGKYERGLVAAGTSTIDEPVYVCRAITPVGQLPGTLILGSKACFVAGSTAKYDKYEVLVAR; this is encoded by the exons ATGGTCAAAGTTCTTGGTCTGGTGGTGGCTCTACTGGCCCTGTTCCCGGTGGCTCTTGCCAATCCAGAAGACTTTG ATACCGAGCACACCTGGGTGGCTGGCAATCTCTCGCTGCCCTTTCCCGCGAGCGCTGTACTGGGTGGCGTCTCAACCAAGggatattacgtatacgtagGACGCGTTAAGTACGCCGGCGTGTTCCCCGTCCAGGTGGTGGCAGAGACCGGTTGGATCACGTGGCACAACGGCACCTATGCCTATCAAGGTACCAAGTTCTACGACATCTTGACGTCGAGCAACTCCTCCTTGGTGTGGATAACCAGCCACGATGGGAAGTACGAGAGGGGCTTGGTAGCCGCTGGAACCTCGACCATTGACGAGCCGGTTTACGTCTGCCGTGCTATAACGCCTGTTGGCCAGCTCCCTGGAACCCTGATTCTCGGCTCTAAGGCCTGCTTCGTGGCAGGCAGCACGGCCAAGTATGACAAGTACGAGGTTCTCGTGGCCCGTTAA
- the LOC108028940 gene encoding uncharacterized protein LOC108028940 — MLVIQFRDCAPTTTFKKSIGARILLVSSISIQIRADFEYTNIKCTTVDASFSTFEHCLLKSVNRTYKYGSLKVNLHQLPVDKLNLALYKRLNGSKPFLYNVTIDACKFVLNRNSSPVAAFIYSLFSPYSHMNHPCPYNHDVMVDKAPTSHLNHQLTNVLPFPKGHYGFSSIWHSKRIKRAYVNGYGTLS, encoded by the exons ATGTTAGTCATACAGTTTCGTGATTGCGCACCGACAACAACGTTTAAAAAATCAATCGGTGCCAGGATTTTGCTAGTCTCCTCGATTTCCATCCAA ATCCGAGCAGATTTTGAGTACACTAACATCAAGTGCACTACAGTGGACGCCTCGTTTTCCACGTTTGAGCACTGCCTGCTGAAGTCTGTGAATCGAACCTACAAGTATGGATCTCTGAAAGTGAACTTACATCAGTTGCCAGTGGACAAA TTAAATCTGGCTCTTTACAAACGCTTGAATGGTTCCAAACCATTTCTGTACAACGTCACCATCGACGCTTGCAAGTTCGTTTTGAATCGAAACTCTTCCCCAGTGGCCGCGTTTATCTACAGTCTTTTCAGTCCCTATTCCCATATGAACCATCCTTGTCCTTACAAT CACGACGTCATGGTCGACAAGGCACCCACTTCGCATCTAAACCACCAATTGACGAATGTTTTGCCATTTCCCAAGGGGCACTACGGATTCTCCAGCATTTGGCACTCCAAGCGGATTAAGAGGGCCTACGTCAACGGTTACGGGACCTTATCTTAG